The nucleotide sequence CGCCCGGACGATGAGCCTCTTCGCGCCGATCTGCTTCAGGACGGAGACGGTCAGGAGGGCGGTCTCGAAGTGGGAGCCGAAGCTGACGACGACGGCGTCCATCTCGGTGATCCGCTGCTCCGCCAGCGCCTTCGGGTCGGTGGCGTCGAGGCGGACCGTGTGGGTGACGAGGTCGCGGAGGTCGTCGACCGCCTCCTCTCTCTCGTCGATCGCGAGGACTTCCGCACCCCGACGCGTCAGCTCGACGGCGAGCTGGGACCCGAAGTTGCCGAGGCCGATGACGGCGAACTGTCGCGACATGACCCTACGTTACCAGCACGTCCTCGCGGGCGTACTCGTGCCGCCCGTTCCGCCGGCGGGGGGTGACGGCCAGGACGCACCCGAGGAGCCCGACGCGCCCGGCGAGCATGAGGCCCGACAGGAGGAGCTTGGACGAGGTTCCGAGAGTGGGCGTGATGCCGGTCGACAGCCCGACCGTCGAAAGCGCCGAGACGGCCTCGAAGGCGAGGTCGAGAGGCGGCTTCTTCTCGAACGCGAGAAGGGCCAGGACGGCAATGGACAGGAGGAAGACCGAGACGATGACGGTGGAAAAGGCCCGCTGGATCGACGCGTCGCCGAGGCGGCGCCGGTAGAGCTCGACCCTCCCCTGTCCTCCCGCGATCGACATCACGGTCAGGAGCGCGATGGCCACGGTGGTCGTCTTCACGCCCCCCGCCGTCGAGGCGGGGGACCCGCCGATCCACATGAGGAGGAGGAGGACGAAGAGGGCCGCCGGAGCCAGGCCGGCGATGTCGACGGTGTTGAAGCCGGCCGTTCTCGCCGAAACCGAGTGGAAGAGCGCGGACAGGAGCCGCTCGCCCCACGTCTCGCCGAGTGGCCCGCCGGCCGGGTCCAGGAGGAAGAGACCTGCCGTCCCGAGGACGAGGAGGAGACCCGTGACGGTGAGGACCATCTCGACGTGCAGGCCTGCCCGCCGGCGCCGCCGCGAGGCCAGCCCTCCGATCGCCGCCAGGACCGGGAAGCCGAGCCCTCCCGCCACGATGAGCACCATGATCGTCGACTGGACGACGACGTTCTCGGCGATCCCGGGCGCCGCGAGGTTCATGCCGTGGAGCGCGAAGCCGGCGTTGCAGAAGGCCGAAACGCTGTGGAAGACGGCCGAGAAGAGACGCCCCCCGTCGGGGGCCACGCTCTCCGGCAGGTGCCTGTAGAGGATGACGGCCCCCGCCGCCTCGAAGGCGAACGTCACGAGCGCGATCTGGGCGAGCGTCGCGCGGCCGCGGCCGAGGCTCTGCTCGCCCACCAGGGACTGGAGGCTGGCGTACTGCCGGAGCGTGCCTCCCGTGAAGGCGAACGCGAAGAACGTCGTGAGCGTCATGATCCCGAGACCGCCGGCCTGGATGAGGGCGAGGAGGATCGCGTGCCCGAACGGCGTGAACGCGGTCCCCGTGTCGACCACCGTCAGCCCGGTCACCGAGGCGGCGCTCGCCGACGTGAAGAGGGCGTCCACCACGGTGAGCCCGCCGTCACGGGTCGCTCGAGGGAGGAGGAGCAGGCCCGTTCCGGCGACGATCAGGAAGAGGAAGCTCGCGAGGATGACGAGATGGGGCTGAACGACCTGCCCGACGAGCCTCCGGCTGTCGCGCAGCGTGCCGAGGAGAAGCGAGACCACGACGAAGGCCTGAGTGGCGGCGAGCCAGGCGCCGGCGAAGTCGTCCGGGTTCAGGCCGAAGAGGACGATCGGTGACGCGACTCCGCCCCGGCGGCCCAGGAAGCCCAGGAGAACGACGACCCAGACGAGGACGTCGAGCCGGTGCGAACGGAGGAAGGCCTTGCGGTCGTCTCTCGTCAGCAGCCTCACGACGCCCAGCACGACGAACGTCCCCAGGACGAGCTCGAGGAGGAGCCGGACGAAGCCGACCAGCTCGGGCTCCAGAACGAATCCGTGCTCGAGGACGAGCGCGCCGACGGCGAAGAGGGCGAGGATCCGGAGCGCGATCGCGACGGCCCCGTCGAACGCCTTGCGCAGGCCCCGGTCGGCTTTCGGCCGCGCCAGGTCTCGAAGGTGCAGTTTCGTCAACGATCGAAAGAACCGCCCTTCGGCCATCGCGCCGAGTGTACGGTCGCTCGACTCTCGAACGTATAGTCCGAGCGCATGCCGCACCCTCTCGGCACGGACAAGGTCGAGGTGCTGCCGGGCGGAGTCGTCCGGCTCCTCTGCCGGCGGCCGAAGTCGTGGACTCCGCGCAGGCCTGCCGAACGCGGGATGGCCTCCCACCCCGGGACCGCCGTGAGGTGGGAAGACGAGCTGTGGGAGGTCGTCGCGGCTGGGCAGCTCCCGGAGGGTGGAGCGCTTTACGACCTGGCGCCCTGGGACGAGCGGAACGCGATTCGGCTCCTCCTCCCCTACGACGAGACGAGCGAGACCGAGAGAGAGGCCGACGCGCGCGACCTCGCCCGTCGCCGCGCCGCGGGCTGGCTCGCGCTCCTCCTCGCGCCCGTCGCCGGCCTCCTCCCGGGACGGGTCCAGGAGCGGCTCGGGACCGAGCTCGGAATCCGAGCAACGGCGCTCACCCTCGCCTCGACCGTCCTTCCGATGGCCGTCGGAACCTACGCTCTCCTGATGACGCTGGCAGCCGGCTTCGGCGCCGGGATGCGGCTCGGCGGGCCGGCCTTCGCGCCCCTGTTTCCGCTCCTCGCCTACTTCCTGCCCGAATCGCTCCTGCGCCTCGGCGTCGCGCTGGCCCAGGACCGCCCCGTAGGCTCCCTCCTCGGCCTCCCGCTCTACCTCCTCGCCCGGTGGACGGGGCTCGTCGGTCCGCCGTCCACGACACCCGCCGCGCAGCAGCCGGCCAGGGAGCGCCGCACCTCCGACCGGTACCTGATGCTCGAGCCCCTCCTCTCGTTGCTGCCGGAGGCGGACCAGCGGTGCCTTGCCCGGGAGCGTGGATTCGACGGCGTCACCTGGGGAAAGCGGACGGCCTGGCTCCTCCTCTTCTATCCGGGCCTGACGGCCCCGGCGCAGGCGGCCCGGATGGCGCTGACCGGCGGAGGGCTCGCCCGCGGGCTCCTCCTCCTCGCGACCCTGCTGCTGGCCGTCGAACAGGTACGGCGCCTCCTCGTCCTGCGCCGGGGAATCCCCGCGCCGAGCGTT is from Holophagales bacterium and encodes:
- a CDS encoding ATPase → MTKLHLRDLARPKADRGLRKAFDGAVAIALRILALFAVGALVLEHGFVLEPELVGFVRLLLELVLGTFVVLGVVRLLTRDDRKAFLRSHRLDVLVWVVVLLGFLGRRGGVASPIVLFGLNPDDFAGAWLAATQAFVVVSLLLGTLRDSRRLVGQVVQPHLVILASFLFLIVAGTGLLLLPRATRDGGLTVVDALFTSASAASVTGLTVVDTGTAFTPFGHAILLALIQAGGLGIMTLTTFFAFAFTGGTLRQYASLQSLVGEQSLGRGRATLAQIALVTFAFEAAGAVILYRHLPESVAPDGGRLFSAVFHSVSAFCNAGFALHGMNLAAPGIAENVVVQSTIMVLIVAGGLGFPVLAAIGGLASRRRRRAGLHVEMVLTVTGLLLVLGTAGLFLLDPAGGPLGETWGERLLSALFHSVSARTAGFNTVDIAGLAPAALFVLLLLMWIGGSPASTAGGVKTTTVAIALLTVMSIAGGQGRVELYRRRLGDASIQRAFSTVIVSVFLLSIAVLALLAFEKKPPLDLAFEAVSALSTVGLSTGITPTLGTSSKLLLSGLMLAGRVGLLGCVLAVTPRRRNGRHEYAREDVLVT